The Solanum lycopersicum chromosome 6, SLM_r2.1 genome has a window encoding:
- the LOC138349377 gene encoding uncharacterized protein gives MAGDTATSQVGEAGGSTPVSSTIQINQGNDASNPFYLHPSDSPGMVLVNSIFDGKSYGGWRRAVFIALSAKNKLSFIDGSLSEPAVSSPTYKAWNRCNDMVISWLLNSLSKDIAESVLYSKTAKDIWKELEDRFGQCNGAKLFQLQKELSDLVQGNSDVAGYYTKVKGFGMSWIVLTLVLITLVPVLVEVRIGLLNLIKTAGSFSSLWD, from the coding sequence ATGGCTGGTGATACTGCCACATCTCAAGTTGGAGAGGCTGGAGGTTCAACTCCAGTAAGTTCAACTATTCAGATCAACCAAGGAAATGATGCCTCTAATCCTTTTTATCTTCACCCATCCGATTCACCTGGAATGGTGCTTGTCAACTCAATCTTCGATGGGAAGAGCTACGGTGGCTGGCGCAGAGCAGTCTTCATAGCTCTTTCTGCCAAGAACAAACTCAGCTTCATTGATGGAAGTCTTAGTGAACCTGCTGTTTCTTCACCAACCTATAAGGCATGGAATCGATGCAATGATATGGTGATTTCATGGTTACTCAACTCCCTTTCTAAGGATATAGCAGAAAGTGTCTTATATTCAAAAACTGCTAAGGACATTTGGAAAGAACTTGAAGATAGGTTTGGACAGTGCAATGGTGCAAAATTATTTCAGCTCCAAAAAGAGTTAAGTGATTTGGTACAAGGAAACTCAGATGTGGCTGGTTATTATACCAAGGTAAAAGGATTTGGGATGAGTTGGATAGTCTTGACACTTGTGCTCATTACACTTGTGCCTGTTCTTGTGGAGGTAAGAATAGGACTCTTAAATCTCATCAAGACGGCAGGCTCATTCAGTTCCTTATGGGACTGA